From Peromyscus maniculatus bairdii isolate BWxNUB_F1_BW_parent chromosome 19, HU_Pman_BW_mat_3.1, whole genome shotgun sequence, the proteins below share one genomic window:
- the LOC102909410 gene encoding interferon-inducible GTPase 1-like codes for MGQLFSDTSKDEDSGGLEASFIAYFKKIKVENKIIPQETVRLIELHLKKGNIQGAHSVISDGLKNVDKVPINIAVTGESGAGKSSFINALRGVRHEDEDAAEVGVTETTMERTPYKHPQIKNMTLWDLPGIGTMKFPPKDYLEKVEFQEYDLFVIVSATRFTKHELDLAKAIRFMKKNYYLVRTKVDMDLDNEKKTKPRTFDRDKILQKIKSYYVDSFSQNNMEAPEIFLISNSHLSDYDFPVLMDTLIKDLPAQKRHNFMLSLPNITEAAIDRKRKSMQQYIWLEAFKGGILATVPVVGIIRDDVEKLKEKLNYYRDLFGVDNESLEFMAKASQVPVDRLKEIIKSPYLLDTKNEETLGEMFLKCLEKFASANGGLLATGLYFKKAFYMHLLFLDTVTEDAKVLLRETLKKN; via the coding sequence ATGGGTCAGTTATTCTCTGATACATCCAAGGATGAAGACAGTGGAGGTTTGGAGGCCAGCTTCAttgcatattttaagaaaattaaggtGGAAAACAAAATCATTCCTCAGGAAACCGTCCGTTTAATAGAATTACATCTGAAAAAAGGAAACATTCAGGGGGCACACTCTGTAATCAGTGATGGATTAAAAAATGTCGATAAAGTCCCAATCAACATTGCTGTGACAGGAGAGTCTGGAGCAGGGAAGTCCAGCTTCATCAATGCCCTGAGGGGGGTTAGACATGAAGATGAAGATGCAGCTGAAGTTGGGGTAACAGAGACAACTATGGAGAGAACTCCATACAAACATccccaaattaaaaatatgactttATGGGACCTGCCTGGCATTGGAACTATGAAATTTCCACCAAAAGATTATCTGGAGAAAGTGGAATTCCAAGAGTATGAcctctttgttattgtttctgcCACACGTTTTACAAAACATGAACTAGACCTTGCCAAAGCAATCAGATTCATGAAAAAGAATTACTACTTAGTGAGAACCAAGGTGGACATGGATttagacaatgaaaagaaaaccaaaccacgGACCTTTGACAGAGATAAGATCCTGCAGAAGATCAAAAGCTACTATGTAGATTCCTTTAGTCAGAATAACATGGAAGCACCAgagattttcttgatttctaacaGCCATTTATCTGACTATGATTTTCCAGTCCTGATGGACACCCTGATAAAGGATCTTCCAGCTCAAAAGCGCCACAATTTTATGCTTTCTTTGCCTAATATCACGGAGGCAGCCATTGACAGAAAGCGAAAGTCTATGCAGCAGTATATCTGGTTGGAAGCCTTCAAGGGTGGAATTTTGGCTACTGTTCCTGTAGTGGGCATCATTAGGGATGATGTGGAGAAATTGAAGGAGAAGCTAAACTACTATCGAGACCTCTTTGGAGTGGATAATGAATCCCTGGAATTCATGGCTAAGGCTTCCCAAGTGCCTGTAGATCGACTGAAAGAAATCATTAAATCTCCTTATTTGTTGGACACTAAGAATGAAGAAACATTAGGAgaaatgtttttgaaatgttTGGAGAAATTTGCCTCAGCTAATGGTGGGCTCCTTGCTACAGGTCTTTACTTTAAGAAAGCCTTTTACATGCACCTTCTTTTCCTTGACACAGTGACTGAAGACGCCAAAGTTCTCCTTagagagacattaaaaaaaaactag